A region of the Candidatus Giovannonibacteria bacterium genome:
TTGTTGAGGAATATAATGGAGACTATCCAAAAATTGCCAACGCGCTAAAACAATTAATAGAAGATAGCGAGGTCGCGCGTATATTAAAACACTACGGCTATTCCGTTGTGCATTTAAGCTCCGGCTGGGGAGAAACAAATTACAACCGGCGCGCCGATTTGAGTTTCCGGGTTGACAATTCAATGGACCCGTTTTCAATCTTGGTTCTGAAAACAACTGTTTTGGGTCCTGTATACCAAAGGTATTTCACATATATTCAGCGAGAAAGGGTTCTGTATACTTTTAAAACGTTGCGCGAAATGCCTCGCCTGCCGGGCCCTAAATTCATTTTTGCCCACATATTGTCGCCGCACCCGCCGTTTGTGTTTAAGCAGAATGGTGAAGAAGTGCCGAATGGCAAATATATGCTGGAGGGAGATATTTGGAAGCAAAAAGAGCAATATCTTGACCAATTAATCTTTATAAATCAAGTAGTAAAAGAAACGCTTCGGGAAATAATATCGGCGGACAGCGATGCCATTATTTTAATACAGTCGGATCATGGCACCTCAACGCTTGACAAACAGGACGCCTCCGCCGCGGCTTTTTTTCAAGAGAGGATGAGAAATTTTAACGCGTACCGTCTCCCGGGAATCAGCGGCGTTGAAGAGCGCGCGACCAATGTAAATACGTTCAGGATAATTCTTAACGAGCAATTCGGCTTCGATTTTGATTTCTTGGAAGACCGGAGTTACTATTCTGATAGCGCGACTGCTTATGACTTGATTGACGTGACTGACAAAGCCGATTACCATTAAAGTATCTCGCTAAGGTATTATGAAATATTATAAAACAGCGTTGTCCGGCATTTTGCTTTTAGGCCTTGTTTTTCCGGTTGTTGCTTACGCCTATTTGGATCCGGGCACCGGAAGCTACATTCTTGGAATAATTATCGCCCTTTTTGCGGGCGTTGCCGTCGCCTTCAGGGTTGTTTTGCGCAAAATTATAATTTTTCTCGGCAGTATTTTTTCAAAAGCAGCGCAAACGAAAAAAAAGGACGACGGGATAAACGGAAATGCTTGAGTTAGTAAGAGAAATAAAAGATTTCTGCCGTTTTTTTTGGAGAACCCCCGGAGTAAAAAGGGGAATAGTTTTTTACGCCGAAGACGGCGGTTTTTATCCCTACTTTGAAGGATTGATTAATGAGCTTATAAGCAACTACAAACAGGATATTTATTATATTACTTCCGGACGTGGCGACCCCGTGTTAAAAAGTCATCCTTTTAAACTAAAGCCGTTTTATTTAAATAAACTTCTGCCCATTTTTATGCCCCTTGTTAAATGCGGGGTTTTTGCGGCAACGCTGAATGACCTGCACCGGCTGCACATTAAAAGGTCTATCTACGACGTCCATTATGTCTATGTTCCGCACACGCTCGTGAGTACGCATATGGTTTTTAGATTCGGCGCTCTTGATTATTATGATTCAATATTGTGCGCCGGGCCGCGCCACATGGAAGAAATTATAAAAAGCGAGCAACTGTACGGCTTAAAACCGAAAGAGCTGGTTAACGCCGGATATTACCGCTTGGAGCGGATTTTTAAAAAATATCATGCGCGCGGCGCATCCGCCGACGTCCGCGCCGGCGGCAAAAAAACCGTTCTTGTCGCGCCGTCTTACGGAAAAAATAACGTGATTGAAAGCTGCGGAGAAAAACTTGCCGGCATGCTTTTAAAAAGCGGATATAAAGTTGTAGTCAGGCCGCATCCCGAGACCACCAAACGATTCCCCGCGTTGATAAACCGTCTGCGCGAGCGGTTTTTTGCGAACCCCGATTTCTTGATAGATGAATCCATTGAGTCAGATGAGCAAACGATCAGAGCCGATGTTTTGGTGTCGGATTATTCCGGCATTTCTCTGGAATACGCTTTTGGAACGGAGAGGCCGGTATTGTTTATTGACGTGCCGCTTAGAGTCAACAATCCAAGATATAAAGAGTTGGGTTTGGAGCCGATAGAAATTTCATTGCGCGGTGAAATCGGGCTGGTTTTATCGCCGGAGAAAATAGATTTGGCTCCGGATTTTGTTTTAAAACTGATAGCCGAAAAAGAAAAATACAGGGAAAAAATAATTGGTTTAAGGCAAAAATATATTTATTCTTTCGGCCGCTCCTCTGAAATAGGGGCCGAGCACATAATGTCTCATTTATTCGCGCGGCGCGAAAACGACACCTTGTAGTTCCAGGATCTTTACTCCTTTTTCTCTGCAGGTTTTCCTTGCCCTTTCAACAAGTTCTTCAAAGAGCTTATTATCAGCGAGGACATTAACATAAAGGTCGTCTTTATCAAACATAATATGCGTTGCGAGAATGCTGTCTATAATCTCGGCGAGTTTTTCAACGCCCGCTTTCGTTTCAATTTTCGGCACCAGATTTATGTTCCCGGGAAGGCGGTTTTTGATTGCCGCAATTGCCAAGGGCGTTTCAACGTTTGACACGGCGAAATGTTTAATTTGCTTGTAGCGCGGAACAAGCTCCAAGACATCGTCCAAAGAAATTGTCGGGAGAGGCGGTTTTGACCGTCCAGAAGGATAATCAAGATAAATATCGCCCGCGGTTTTATTGAGTAAATCCTCAAGCTCGCTTTTTTCCCGCAGCCACGCGACGTTAACGCGCGTCACCGCGCTTTCTCCGCGGAGAGATTCTACCGCGCCGTTTTTGAACAGGTGGTGAGAAACAATAAACATATTAACTTTTCTTTATGCGTTTTATAAGGTCGCTTGTTGAGATGCCGTCATGATAGTCAAGGCGCACGACGGAGCCGCCAATGGAAAGCATCGTTTCTTCTCCCGGCATAATTTTATTGCTTTTGTCCCATCCGGCGCCCGGCCCTTTGGCTAAAATGTGGGGTTTGTGAAGAAGTATGTTTTTGTCTGGCTTTAATTCGTCTTGCACAACCACTTCGTCAACATAAACGCAGTGCTTGAGGACTTCAATGCGGTGCTTGAGCGTTATTGCTGGTTTTCGCTTAAAACTTTCCGCGACGTCGTCTGTAAAAAGCCCGACTATAAGATGGTCGCCAAGCGCCTTCGCTTCTCTTAAAAGCTTCACATGGCCGCTGTGAAATAAATCAAAGACGCCGTAAGTATAAACTCGTTTTTTACGTTTTTTCGCCATTATGTAGAATAATATACCTTATTAGTCGCGGCGTTGCAAGATGCCGGCGGCAAAGATACAATAATTCAATGAGGATATTTTTAATGTCATGGTCGGGCAAGGAAGTCGGGATGATAGAAATCGTAAAGCGGCTCAAAGAAGGTGGCCACGAAATTGTTTATTGGGTTTGTGATTTTGGCAAAGAGGCGGATTATAAAACTTTTCCAGGCACGATTTTTCACGACCACTACGAAGCAATAGCGGGCAAGCCGGCCCCGGGCGTTAACGCCGAAGAGTTCCCTTCGGTCGGACGGGACGCAATCCAGCAATTTTACGCCACCGAGTCGGTTGTTTTAACCATGATGAACAAGAGGTTGGGACACTTAGCAATCAACGAGAGGAAGCATTTGTATTATCATATTTTGCAGTACTGGCGCGGAGTATTTGATAAATATAACCCGGATGCGATTCTTTTTCTTTCCGCGCCGCATGCGCTTTATGATTACATTGTTTACGCGCTGGCTAAAAGCAGAAATGTTAAAACGCTGGTGGTTGAGGTTTCGGTAGTGAACGATCGGCTGCTGCTTTATGAAGATTTTAAAGACGGGCATCCGTCGCTTAAACCGCAGGTTTGGAAAAATCAATCGGGTAAATTTAGCGTCGCGAATTTAAGCGAGGATTTGCGGGATTACTATTCTAAACACAGAAAGTTGTCTCAAAGCCCCGAGGACATTTCGGATTTTAGAGATGCGACATATAAGGAAATTAATGTTTTTTTAAAAGGAAGATTTGGCGCAGCGCATGCCTTTAAAGAACGGCTGCGGCTGATTGTGAATAGCGCCAAAGACCTTTCTTTGCCTAAAAAATCCATAAGGTTTTTTATCAACAGGCTTGGCCCCAATATGAAAAAAGAATATTTATCAGTTCAATCTCCTCCGGATTTCAGCAGAAATTTTGTTTATGTTCCGCTTCACACGCAACCAGAGCAAAACACCGTCACCCAGGGAGATGTTTTTGTAGATCAGCTTTTAATGCTGGAAATTTTAGCGGCGTCTTTGCCGAAGGGTTGGCTAATTTATGTCAAGGAACACCCTTTTCAGTGGTTGCCTCGCGGCCCGGCATTTTTTAACGATCGCCCGCGGGGTTATTATAAATCTATTGCTGCCCTGAAAAACGCGAGAATAATGCCGATTGGAACGAACACGTTTGAGCTGATTCATTATGCTAAAGCGGCGGCCGCGGTTACCGGAACCGCCGCGTGGGAAGCAGTAATGAGGTCAAAACCCGCTTTGCTTTTTGGGCATGTTTGGTTTCAAAATAGCCCCGGGGTTTTTCGGGTGGATAGCGTTGAATCCTGCCGCCGGGCTTTTGCTGAAATTGAAACTTGGCGCGGATTTGATGAAGCCGAACTAATCAAGTTTTTAACGGCCTTTGATAAAGCCAGTTTTCGCGGCTACACCGACCAGGAATACGCAGCATGCAGTGATTTGAGCAGGGAAGAAAATATAAACAATTTTTTACGCGCCATATATGAACAGCTATGATATGAACCGGCTTACAAGGGCCATCTCCTTATTTCTAATACTGGCTTCGCTTGCGTATCCGATTTTTGTTTTTACTATTTTCCCGAACTGGGTTATTGATGACGCTTTTATCACTTTTAGATACGCGGAAAATTTGGCGAAGTCCGGTGAATTTACTTGGAACGTCGGCGAGCCGCCGATTGAGGGATATACCGGCGTATTTTTGCCCGCGGCGCTCGCCGTTTTTATAAAATTTGGTTTTGACCCGATTAACGTAAGCCGCGCCATCGGCGTTTTTTCTTTCTTTTTGGGGTGGCTTATGCTTTTTTTATCGCTACGGCTGCTGAAGTCCGATAAATTTGTCCTCGGCATTATATTGCTGCTTTACAGCACGACGCCGATTTTATTTACTCACGCCTCTTCCGGGCTGGAAACAATGCTTTTTATCGCTTCTATTTTAGCGTCGTCATATTTCTTACTGCGGTTTTTATTGCGCGGGGAGAGCGCGCCCTTGTTTTTGTCTCTGCTTCTTACAAGTTTGGTGCGGCCGGAGGGCGTTGCGCTTGCCGGGTTTTTTGCGGCTGCCGCGGCGCTTTATGAATTTAGACAACGGCGCGGAAGTTTAAAAATTTTTATAATCGGCTTCGCGATTTTTTACTTTGTGCCCGCGCTTCTTTATTTCCTGTGGCGATTAAATTATTATCATGCCCTCTTGCCGAATACTTATTACGCAAAAAGCGACGTCGGGTTTAGCGTGGACATTTTAATTGACATTTTCAGGTTTCTGCGCGGAAACTTTGCGCTCCCAATTTTGGCGGGCATAGCGCTCTTACTGCCGGAAATTGACTGGTTTTGGGCGCGGATAAAAAGTCGCGCGGGAGGGTTTTGGGAATCCAATATTTTATACGTTTTTCTGCCGACCGCGGCTTTCGCGGCTTTACTTATGCTGTTTTATGCGCGCTCTC
Encoded here:
- a CDS encoding sulfatase-like hydrolase/transferase, with translation MRRLFNLPIHQFLFAIFPVLSLFFHNRDEVSYYEAVLPFFASAAGALLFFLFLSFVIKNYKKAGIITSLFILFFFSFGAAYGYFFLGFARTRYILALWLLLFFLSAYFIWKTKKDLDDVTRALNIASIVLMAMPLGALLWYESRIAFSAVSGDPKARQNESRAAYPEYNSGRGAPDIYYIVLDAYANEKTLKELYGYDNKEFIDYLTGMGFHVVRESRSNYPHTSLSLASTLNMKYVNYLVEEYNGDYPKIANALKQLIEDSEVARILKHYGYSVVHLSSGWGETNYNRRADLSFRVDNSMDPFSILVLKTTVLGPVYQRYFTYIQRERVLYTFKTLREMPRLPGPKFIFAHILSPHPPFVFKQNGEEVPNGKYMLEGDIWKQKEQYLDQLIFINQVVKETLREIISADSDAIILIQSDHGTSTLDKQDASAAAFFQERMRNFNAYRLPGISGVEERATNVNTFRIILNEQFGFDFDFLEDRSYYSDSATAYDLIDVTDKADYH
- a CDS encoding CDP-glycerol glycerophosphotransferase family protein; this encodes MLELVREIKDFCRFFWRTPGVKRGIVFYAEDGGFYPYFEGLINELISNYKQDIYYITSGRGDPVLKSHPFKLKPFYLNKLLPIFMPLVKCGVFAATLNDLHRLHIKRSIYDVHYVYVPHTLVSTHMVFRFGALDYYDSILCAGPRHMEEIIKSEQLYGLKPKELVNAGYYRLERIFKKYHARGASADVRAGGKKTVLVAPSYGKNNVIESCGEKLAGMLLKSGYKVVVRPHPETTKRFPALINRLRERFFANPDFLIDESIESDEQTIRADVLVSDYSGISLEYAFGTERPVLFIDVPLRVNNPRYKELGLEPIEISLRGEIGLVLSPEKIDLAPDFVLKLIAEKEKYREKIIGLRQKYIYSFGRSSEIGAEHIMSHLFARRENDTL
- a CDS encoding adenylyltransferase/cytidyltransferase family protein, with the translated sequence MAKKRKKRVYTYGVFDLFHSGHVKLLREAKALGDHLIVGLFTDDVAESFKRKPAITLKHRIEVLKHCVYVDEVVVQDELKPDKNILLHKPHILAKGPGAGWDKSNKIMPGEETMLSIGGSVVRLDYHDGISTSDLIKRIKKS